The following coding sequences are from one Lolium rigidum isolate FL_2022 chromosome 6, APGP_CSIRO_Lrig_0.1, whole genome shotgun sequence window:
- the LOC124659763 gene encoding auxin-responsive protein SAUR32-like yields MEQLGAKKSNKITEIVRLQQMLKKWRKLSVASKDTAAASTPTTVTVTAGGNGTGESKAKKFLKRTLSFTENPTSGSPSGPPPKGHLAVSVGPAMRRFVIPTEYLKHPAFAALLQEAEEEFGFQQEGLLRIPCEVPAFEAILRAVEKKDAAFFYCSAEFASAADEVGRGTPLCR; encoded by the coding sequence ATGGAGCAGCTCGGGGCCAAGAAGTCCAACAAGATCACGGAGATCGTTCGCCTGCAGCAGATGCTCAAGAAGTGGCGCAAGCTCTCCGTCGCGTCCAAGGACACGGCGGCGGCCTCCACGCCCACCACCGTCACGGTCACCGCCGGCGGCAATGGCACCGGCGAGAGCAAGGCCAAGAAGTTCCTGAAGCGGACGCTGTCCTTCACGGAGAACCCGACCTCCGGGTCGCCGTCAGGGCCGCCGCCCAAGGGCCACCTGGCGGTGTCGGTCGGCCCGGCGATGCGGCGGTTCGTGATCCCGACGGAGTACCTGAAGCACCCGGCGTTCGCGGCGCTGCtccaggaggcggaggaggagttcGGGTTCCAGCAGGAGGGCCTGCTCCGCATCCCCTGCGAGGTGCCCGCCTTCGAGGCCATCCTCAGGGCCGTCGAGAAGAAGGACGCCGCCTTCTTCTACTGCAGCGCCGagttcgcctccgccgccgacgaGGTCGGCCGCGGCACCCCGCTGTGCAGATAG